agacaagtactgcgggacagtacagttaattaatcttaagttttttttcccgCCTCTCTGCGCACTCCCCCCCACAGTCAATTTTTAGTCGAGATTTCAGGACTTTAGTCGACCAAGAccttctttggttgattacagccctagtggTAACTAAATTCACATCAACAGTACATGCGAACAATTTTAGTCTTGCACAGAAAACCATctggaagggctttgaaactAAAACTTTTGTCATTCAAAAGACCCTTTTCTTTATCCATGTCTGCTTAAGGAGGTTTCTGCTAGCCATTAGCAACATAACTGCTTTGCTTCCTGATTTCCCAAATTATGATGCAACCAGAGGCCTAAATCACAGAAAACCGTGACAAATAGTCAGATTACCAATATTACTGTCGTACTTTCACCTACCCATTGTATCCATTCACAATCTTCAGAATTCTCTCCTTCATATCTTCAAATGGAATTGACTCCACGTTGGGATTTGCAGCACCTCTTTGTTCAGGTGCGGAGGCTCTAAAGTCATCCATCACCTTCTCCAAtttaaacaggaagtagttcttaaACTGAGACCATTGAACCcttgaaaaaaaatggtaagCAGAATAAGAATCGACACATAATAGGAGGAAAAACTGGCAAAATTGGACGAAAGCATACTATGGCTGGATGTTGCCTAGGCTATGGTAACATGTTAATTAAGAAGAAGCATGACAATACAGTTAGGTTACCCAAacatcccccccaaaaaaatgattCAGCAAACTCTGTATAAAACTTATTCCTGGACCGACCATCTACTGTACAAACTTTTAAATACAGTTATAATATGAATGATGTGTTAAATAagattaatgtattatttatgtattcatcaGGCCTGCTATCATCACTTACATGGTCTCTCCAGTCTTGGCAATATGACATAGAAACTGCTCCAGAAGAGGAGATGCCTCAGTCTTTGCTTGCTTGTCAAAatctgaggagaaaaaaacaaaccacaggTTGAACAGTACGTTGTGGAACTTGAAACTACTAGCCTGATCAGAGATGGACATGCTTTGATTTAACCTAGCCCAACGTTACAGTTTTGACGTTCGGCTGCTATAAAGCTTGGGTGTTTTTGCAACATGCATTTAACCCACTAAATTAAGCTTGTTGGCAGGTCTCTGGCAACACTTGGACTGAAGAACATCACATTGCTAATTAACGTTAGCTATTTACATAACGTAGCCAGCGGGCTGGTGGGTGCTATTTATATAGCTGGCTAGGTTGCTTGCTAGCTATAACTAGCTTAGCTAAGTGTAGCGCTATTGCTAGCATGTTAAGTTCTCCGCAAACCGTAGCCGGCAAACAGTAACGGTAACGGTAACCAATAGCCGGTGACACTGGCCAGTTATCTAACGTTATCTCATACAAACATCTGTCAGCAAGTTGAATCAAATTTTGAGGGCACATAAATACAGCGTTACGTTCTAAAGTATGTAGCTTACGTCATAAAGAAAAGCATCATATGTAGCAAATGAACTGGACAGACAGCTACCCATTTCCGTGTATTGTAGCGCTAGCCATCTAGCTAGTCATGAatagtagctagctagcgacATTAGCTTGTGAGCtacaatcagttttttttttatggtaaaGCAATTGCGGAAGCACACGTATTACGCTTGGTCTCAATAAACACAAATCTATTGAAATAAACTGAAGTGACCTCTGAGCGCCTCTTGGAGCGAGTCAATTTCCATCACGACGTTGCCCTCTGTCAGTCTtgtggatgtaaaaaaaaacagactggcTGCTACCGGCTAGCTGCTGCTACTTCTGCTAGCTACGATCTCACAGCAGGCAAAGAGGAGGGAGCATTTTAATATGGCGCCGTGAGGTCACTGCCTGTTCAGCAACGGACAAGGCACTGCACTGGTAAGAGCAACATAGCCTTTTAGAATAAATAGCCTATCTATAAAATAATcattgattatgaaaaaaatatttagcaaTACAGAACAATTAGCctgcaaatgacaaaataaaaaaaacacattgattaaGAAGTACGACATACGAATACAAGTGAGTGTTTATAGTCATTCCTATATCTCACACAGAGATATGTGAGTATTTGATCAATATGCATgaaacatctactgtatgtactacTGCGCTCCCTCCTTCATCTGCCTACCTGATCATGTGAATTAGTCAAACACACATTgggctttgtgtttttgttgaacgTGTTTAGAAcgtcaatcattttttttttgtctattgaAGGAAACACCATTTCCTCTTTAGAACGGAGCATTTGTATAGTTATTGTCAAGAGGTTTTGGAAAAATaggtattttcatttaaaaaaaaaacactatacaaatttgattaaaaaaaaaggttatatatTATTGAGCAACTGAACCTTACAGAGTGACATTACCAAGGCTTTTAATTATCTAAACTTtggtaaataaacaaaagaaacaatagtcagatgtttatatatatatatgtattacaATCAATGAAGCCTACTTATGTATTATACCCTTAAGTCTGCCTTAATGATTTTGctaattttattttctcaaacattaaaatatcGTATGACTACCATGAGCCATGGGTGAAACACATGCAATGGTAAGCTCAGTTAAAGTCCAATATAAAATAACTATTGTTACCACATGAAGTtgcaaacaaaactaaatataaatgcAGATGCTTATGTCAAGAAAGATCTTTTGTGTTGTAACAAACAGTACATTGCATTGATTTATTTAGAAACACATGTTGACTGTACAGCCATGTTCAGTTTCCAGTTTTGAAGGATATATTTAGATCATAACATCACATTGAAAGTAATGCGGCTCAAACATAGGATGTGTTCACAAAAGACCATACCTCATTTTATAAACTAAGATAccctctcaaacacacatacatacatacatacatatacacataaacagcTATAGCACTAATTTTCTTGTAATATTAAATGACAGacatattagttttttttaatgctagcACTTTTGGTTTTCACTCGGACAGTGTAGCATCTAACGAAGACATGTCGCGTACAAACAACCATCCAGTCCTAAGATCATTCTGAAAgtgcattttaacattcataTATAACATAATTCTGTATATCTTCTGTTGTGCTGTATTTAATACTGTCAGTGGCATTATGCAACTGCAGAACAGACCAAGAACAGACCAAGAACTTAACTCTTCTCATTCACACAAGCTTACAGTTCAAGTCGTTTGCTGGTAAAAAATTCACATAATTTCAGAGGAGCGGTTTATAAATCTACTACTTCAAGTAGGAAAACTTTCCAAAGTCCAAAGTTGGCTTTGTTTAGTGTACACCATGTTgatgaggaaaaataaagacGGTACATACACAAATATGCCATAAACATGATAAACATTTTTGCTGGAGATAAAGAGCTCATCCTTTCataattattgatttaaaaaaaagaatttgagcagtttttactgtagtttttcaACATTGTCATACATTAATCACCGTACATAACTGGAATGTGAAAATTTTAGGACGTCAATAAGGCAAACCTGTTCTACAGCATCACTGGCCTGCACTGTATGCTTCTCTGTATACATAGGCTCATTACCCATACCATGATTAGAGGATCATAATGTTCACAAGACCCTTCCAGGAAATGGAATGTGTAGAATACACTGCGAACGCAGAGCCAACAGTTCAGTCTAGGACATTCTGGTATGACACATAATTCACAGAAAGGTGGTTATTGGTGTCAGATAAAACAGGCAGTCCATTTATCCATCAGTTATTTGTGTGGTCTGACATGCCGGACCACTTTGTCCTCAAACACCTTTCTCATGGTCTTTTCTATCTGCTTGAGGAAGACTTGAGGAACCCGTCCACACAGGGTGTTGACTGTGTCCAGGAACTTGGTCTGGATGGGGTAGAACAGTGACTGGAACATGTTGTCCTCGAAGGGAAACTGGAGGGACAGAGTCATTGTCCGGTGTCAATTCAGATCCCAAAGCTATTTCAGACTGATCACAGACTAAATGGTATTTACAAATTCTGTCAGCAGGGGTGTGGTGGGGTGGTGGTGTTCTGTGTTAATCATAAATTATGACCCAGCTTGTCTTTAAGAGGCTTATCTCACTAGAGCAGGGGGTGAATGACTCTGCTGCCGGAGAAAATAAATtccaaatttaaaaagtgaccCAGATTGTTTAATGCAAGCAAAAGAGAATTTATATCACAGAGCAAAGCTGCTCCTTTTTTTGAGCTAAAGTCATTAAAGGAACAGTCCAacgttttgggaaatatgcttctTTGCATTACAGAGTCAGATGAAGTGATGAATATTACCACCTTTTCAGTTGTTGGATGGTGATAGAGCTAGGCTAGCATTTCCCCCcgcttccagtctttgtgctaagctaggctaaataTTTAAGACTGTATTAGGAAGCACAGAGTTGAAATTTATATAGACCTATTTACCGGACTGGTTAAATAGTAAACAAgaatatacagtggcttgcataagtttacacacctatgttaaagttgattaaaaagaggaataaacaaaaaatcttttggaaattgatcttaatgccttttaaaacaaattaggaaaatccaaacttttaaggacatcaattttctttgctaatgaataatgtattgtaaatgaataaatgttatcACTTACAAATCAAAGctaatatattacaatatatatatatacacacacttatatacCAAGTTGGGCATATTACTCAAATAAATTtcttatattaaaaaaaacattcactttaTTACTCTTCTAATCCGCAACCACAGCAGACCACATTTACAGCAGATAGTTTGATGTGCCACAGCAGGAgaagcacaggtgtaactaataacATGAATGATGTATAATATTGAGACCCTGAAACTGACACACCTgaatggaatgcagccatcatgaATGTAATAAGTTACAACGGTCTTTGTCTGCTGGAACATGTTCGctgtgaaatgttttgcattatGAAATCTATTATCTCaattaaagtatgttttttttacaatacaagTACACACGATTGAAAAATTCTCTGCTTTCCCCATCTAAGCTAATTAGGTGCTAATGACTTGTGGAAATGAACTGGGCATAGGGATCCTCCTTTTTTATAACGCACACTAAAACGAATAAAACCGTGATAATATTGTTACCAAGTGACCAACCACCTTGCACTGTATGTGCGGTTTCAACAGAGGGCGCTATGCATCAATACCATATCGTGTCAGCAAAACCTGAATATCCAACAGGGATACTTACTTCACGTATTGCATCATAGACTACTTTGAATGCCGGCTGCTTGTCATCATGATACACTCCACGGTTGCCATGGAGGATGGACACACCCTCCTCTTCAGCGCCTTTGCAGTTACTCCCGTACATACAGTGATCTGGCCTGTAGTTCCACTGACAGGGAAAGATGAAGAGACACTCTGGGGGTAGACAAATACACACGAGACGAGAACACATCATTGCTATGTATTACAACAAACACTAAATACGATGCCGGGACCCAGTGAGGACAGTAACTCATGAAGGTTTCAAAGGCAGGTTTATGACTGGTAGATTGTTTGAATCCTTTGACACTTGAAAAAATCTGGATGGAAAACTTggaataaaacatacatattcAGATTACTTTATTGTCCATTAGATCTGCATTACATGGAAATGTGTCTTTGGTACTGGCATACCCTATAAgacaaaagtaacacaaaaacagacagacatgccaGGAACCGAAGGCCAGGACTTGCCATGCACACACTCTTCtgccccacaaaaaaaaaaagagtaatcaAATATCCACATTAAATGTGGCCACCATTATCACTGGACCACAGCAGATTGGTTGTATGATGGGAGGACTTtggaaacaaatacaaaaaaaacaacaactgaataTTATACTTTAGGCATCTAACAGGTTTGACTTTGtataatttcaatttcaagatATACAATACAAGACATTAGGTGCAGATATTCTTCGaggattattttatttttttcaaagactgATGTGTCTTTCTTTGGCTTCACCTGGCCAAGTGGCCACACATAATTAAAACTATAATTTACTGATCAGACTGGAGAGTTTATTGCACCTAATGGTTTACAAggtgaattgtttttttccccatagaaatatatttttctggATATTGTGCAACTGACTGTGGCATACACTCTGCTACATAGAGCTTGTGTTCCACATataaacaatttaaagaaaaaaggaataaaaagatACAAGATGAAGTGATTGGGAACAGAGATAGGGATGTTCCATATTCATCTGTACTGTCTGCAAGCCTGATTGTTTCTTTCCTCCCATCTATTTATTTGCAACTAATCAAAGACAGCAAAAAATACAATTCTTTACATCGAGAGGCACGCTTCAGCAAGGCAATCAACCTCCAACCGCTCCAGTATACAAGCTCCATGGCTGATGGTTATTACAGCTGCAAGGAAGGAATGACCATCATGCATAGGAAGTTGCACAGATGTTGATACATATTTGTTCATTTGAACCCATAGCgatatattatatacagttgTGTATATTTTATAAGCTCTGGTCTTTGGATGTGATGTATAGTACCAGGCAAAAACTCcatatagagaaaaaaaaactacaaaatatacaaaagaaacatacatatatagcttttcagaacaaacacaaataagtCACAACAATGCTTTTGGACTAATGTGAATATTCCTCTGGTGAATGCAGAGAGCTCAAAGCCATTCCATGTTTAACAAACACGTCATTGGCTGCGTTTTCAGGCAAACACCAGCGATGCCAGCTCTGCCTTAGCACTTAATGTCCACATCTggctgctgcagctggaactCTGCTGTAGCCTACAGCCTTGTGTGTTTACTGATTCAGATTCATAATGTAGAGTGTGTTATCAACAGTGAAATACAACAACATGTTGATCAGTGATATTCTGGTTATATCTTTTGTGGGCCTTCAACAGAGCATTTTAAAGCATATTTCTTAGGTTTACATAACGTGTTTTCACTGTGATAATAGTATGTTCTATGATCATTGtagacaacattttaaaatgacatttaacacCAAATTCCTGTCCAGACTGTCAAGAGTATACAGGATATAATGGAATATCAGAAAGGATTTTGGtactggggcggctgtggctcagtggtagagcggttgcctgccaattggaaggttggtagttcgatccccgcccctgcagtcattgtcgaagtgtccttgggcaagacactgaaccccgagttgcccccggtgctgcgcatcggagtgtgaatgtgtgtgcatgttcatctgatgagcaggtggcaccttgtacggcagccctggccacagtgtatgaatgtgtgtgaatggtgaatgtttcctgtagatgtaaaagcgctttgagcagtcgttaagactggaaaagcgctatataaatacagcacatttacatttacctgaattcaatacattttattgtagtaCTCATCCTGTGTATGGATAATACAAATGTAAGACCTTTGGGAATGATAAATgtgagacattttaaagacttttaagaCATAGCGGGTAGCCTGCACTCAAAAGGACTGTACCTGGGTTGTAGTGGAAGATAATGTTTAGAAGGTCCTGGTCTCCCCAGGTGATGTGGTTCTTGTACTTCTGATAGAGTGGATGTAGAATATCCTCCCATGACAAACCACTGGGGATCATACTGTTCTGAAAAACCAAAAGCAGCGTTCACTCGCAAACAGCTCAAAATTTATCATCAAAGGAGGACTACATTTGCATTCTCACTTCCAATTTGCAATCTGCTGGCAGTGCTAAAAGCTGGAGAGCTGCTAAATTGAGTTCTGATGGCAGAAGTGTGTGCTTCCAGCGTGATAATCAGAAAGCTTCAGTTTCCGCCCACTCACAGCACTGTGACTGGAGCTCAAAGACAATAACCTTCAGAATGCAAAAAGGAAACCATAGCTCACTTTAGCTTTTTACTGATCTGAGTGTGCATAAATACGACAACGTTTTGACCTCACTTTGAACATTGTGCTGCGGATCCTTGTGAGATTCATCAGCATGACACCAGAGTTGACCCCTGTTACTCCATAGAAAGGGTGGCGTGCAAAGCGGCTGTACCAGCCAATCTTTGGGACCTCGTGCTCTGGGGCCATTGCTGCCAGTTGAGTTCTGTTGAAGGATTTCAAGAGACTCCAGATATCATCCATGGGCCGCAAGAACAGCACATCAGTGTCTACGTAGAGTAACGAGTCCACATCTTTCAGGATGACCTGGGAGGACACAATTAGAGTCGTCATTAGAAGATTTGAGACTACAATGTATCTAAAGAACTAGAAAGGGCATTATTACTAGGAATGTCTTGATCTGTTTTTTTGGTCCCCGATTGGTGCCCCGCAAAATGATCGTATTGCAGACATTGTGTGGATCTTGGAGTGTTTTCACTTTCTAGTTTAAAGTACTTCCAAACTGATGACACTTTAGCCATAGTAGAGTATTGCTGAGTTACTTGCAAGTTTGCGCTCCGCAGAAAATTATGCTCTGCTGACGTAAATGATCAGGGTAAggtaattcattaaaaaatgccCATATGGCTCCATTCCTATACTTGCAATTgggatcgggacatccctaatTGTTACTCAATGACCCTTATGGGGCATAAGGGGCacggttacctcccctttctctgctttgcccacccagagaatgtggcccgcccatgagagagagagacatcatggctttcaaacgagcaaagtggcagttggtcaaggccacacgcCTGACCTCCACTTtgccccccttctctcctcctcaaaatctacagactcagaaatggcacatactaaggaaagctcctcgtgggactggctctagtagctgtaattctgcaccaaggctgaattttgggaaagagacttcaaatattGTATTAGGTGACCACTACGGCCTATATAAAGGCATCCAAAGcacaccatgtcatgggaccttaagTAACCTTTAACTAAATAAACTTAATAGCAGTTAATAGTTTCAAATATGTCTTACATGGAAAAAATCTTACATGTCTACTGTCTACCATGTTACAGTAGGTGCACCTCCTCTAGTTGCCCAAACAGCTCCCAGACAGGCACTCAcatattaataaaacataactataaaaaaagcagaaagcatCAAGAGGTTCAGTCTAGACCAGACCAACTAACTGTCTGAGTGGGAAAAGAAGTGGCATTCAACATCAAACAAACCCTGCAGTTTCAGTGTCATAACTAAACTCTAAGACACAGAGGGCTAAATACTAAAAACGACAATGCTAACCTGCTGCTGTTTGGCAAGGGTAATGGTTACCATGTtaaccatcttagtttagcgtgttagcatgctaacatatgcTAATTTGAGCAGAGCACAAAATACAGCTGAGTCATTAGTCCAAGTCATTAGTTTAGCAACAATTGGATCATAATCCAAATTATTGGACACAATTAAAGACCGACCCAATGATATAGACTAATGTTAGATTAAGGTTATAATGAGTTTACAATAAATGCATATATTCTTTATTCTAGGGATGATAAAGGCTCTCTAAATATTGGTGTTatactacaaaaataaacttgtcTTGTCCAATAATGCATATCTATCTGCTCAATTTTTTGCATTTGTAGGATTAATATTATCAGTTATCGTGTTGCCAATACCacaaaatacagataatattgGTTATAGTCACATATTCCTTATTGGTGCATCTCtaatgttaataaaaccaaaaataacccAAATGCTTCGGCCCAGTTCTGATCAACTAAATGTTTGAGTGTGAAAAAGTGGAATTTAAGAGACTTTAAATATAGTTCAACATTCAACAATTTCCCCACTTCAGAAAGAGTTGACAACATAGGATTTTGTCCCATCACTGCTGCTAatacaatgtacagtacatactacAATGGTGTGATAAAAGCAAAAGCATGAAGTCAGTAATAAGTGATAAGGTGATCTGTGAAAGAGAATCTTAGAATtcacagaagaaaaatgttgaCTTCCACTGTCAATGAACAATATGATGAGTCACAGGTGAGACAATTACTTCCTGTATCCACTGATCAATTGTGCTGGCATGGCAATGATCAATGCATGGCAGACGAATTACAGGGCCAGTTTGGCTGAGATAAGATTGCACCAGCAGCCAGACTTCAGAGCTAAGACTCTTACATTTCAGACAGCCCAAGTGACTTcccagtatacagtatgtggacagagttaattatttatttctattctgTTTCACACACGCTGTCACTGAGTTTACCTGTCACAGTGTGCCTTTTAGAATATGGCAGACAGAGGTTGAGACAGTTCAGCAATGCTAATTGGAAGCGGAGAGATTTGATTGGTAGTAAGAAACCACGTCGCAATTGAGTGTGGGAACTGCCTCCCAATACGATATCaccacaatacaatattattgagattttaaacatattgcaacattctgcaatatattgaaatgcataacttttttttcacaatttcaaatgatgtccacaaaaggaaactttgtcaatatctgttttatctaaaaagatacatttctgtttgttaatATCGCTTCAATtgattgtattgctgcaaaatgggatggtcaagcagacaaactgacaatACTTTgtgcctgtgtatcgatacagtattgccaatGAAAATATCGTGATAgtatgctgtatcaattttcCCCCACCCGTAGTCGCCATGCTGCGGTGTGTTGGACCATGGACTGGGCTGGCTCTGTTGGATTATGTTGCCGATCGATCGCTGCCAACAAGCCCAAACAGAGGTTTCAGCAGCCTCATTTCACGTGTGTATGCTCACAGCTATGGAATGGAAGCAACAGTGGAGTGGGTAGGAGAACACAGATCTCTATGTCAATATGGTGCTTTCTGAAGGGATTCTAAACCATGGAAAGAAACAGGATGTCCGAAGTTTTCGCTTAAATCTTGCAACTATGGTGAcctttgaatgaataaatatttttcattaataacaataataatactgaAATAGAAGACAATAGAggaaaataagataagatttaaaaaaagtgcataCTGAATCTTAACGCCTGTATTCCTGAATACAGGCATGGTGTCTGAGAATGTTAAGCCCTGCAATCACAATTATTTGAGTTTCCCGTATTGTTCAGCCATATTTTCCAGTGCTGTAAATAAGATGTAGTTGTTTTACCCCTAAGAGAACCTGAGCAGAGCCGGAGTATAGTTCCAGGCAGCGTCTCCGTAGCAGGGGGAGAGCGGTGGAACCAAAGGTAGAACCCATGACAATGGCTACAACACCTTAAGTTACAGTTTGTTAAGTTCCCATAGTGGCAAAGGCCTCCAGGAGAagccaaagtattttttttccttgggGGATCCACAACATATGTGCCGGTCTGACTCACGTCTTAAGTTTCCTCAAACCGCCTCAAAGCCAGGCTGAGATCTTGGTGTAAAAGTGAAGCGACAGATCATTTTTAACAATAAGCGGATTTAGATTTTTGCAGCAGTAACTGCAAAAACATCTGCAGAAGTAATTGATAGTACAGAATCGGGACGGACCAATCCAACCCTTGCATTAGTCAAGACTATTTGTAGATTTATTGAATTGTAGAACCAGAAAGACTATGCTCAAAAAAGGTATTCCTGATAAAGTCTCACCTGCAATGTGTTCATAACATGGTAAGTAAGCTGGCTGTTATTTCAATGAACACCAGcggaaaaaaacaatcaacagtCTTAACTTCAAATTGGTGGGTTATGTGTTATCTACTGCAGTGTGAAATCATCAATAATTGATTTATGACATTATCCGtggtaaagtttaaaaaaagagatacacGCTGCAGCCTTACGGGGAGGAAGAGTCTCTGAGCAGCACAGGGCTTGAAGAGCTTCTTCCACTCGTCAGCGTTCCCCACAGAGAAGGTGATGGGGTAGATTCTGTACTGGAACTTGGCGGAGACGGAGCGAGGCCACTGGTTCAGCTGGAAGGGAAGCAACACATCAACTTTTAtacagagaaagtgagaaagtaATGGACTTCTCAAAAGGTTGAGTGATGAAAAGTGTTTGAGAAAAAGCCCTTATAAACAGTCATTGCTCTGAAAGATAACCCCCTCTTTTTCGCAGACTTACCAGCTTTTTGATTAAAAAGCTACAGTCTAAACAAAGGAAAGTTCCCTTTAAACTCAACAGAGTATCACTGAAGCTCGTGTTATCCGACCTATTAGGTGCCGAGACCCTCGGTAATCATCAGTTCAACTGTTTGGCTCTGAAAAGAGTGAGAGCGCCGCAAGCATTTTGGCAGCGTTTGTGCTATGAGGACAAGAAATCTGAGGAGATTATGGAC
The Etheostoma cragini isolate CJK2018 chromosome 4, CSU_Ecrag_1.0, whole genome shotgun sequence genome window above contains:
- the gxylt2 gene encoding glucoside xylosyltransferase 2, giving the protein MRIHCRVVVIAVCLGVFLLLYFLGGNAADDPLLDEVVEEGSNYSRSPSEFRRDVKGKFDRKSPARVGVRAEEPLKGRKEGKAVNRGSSVNAKSKPRTNVARPATRRKRAEEVMHLAVVACGNRLDETLTMVKSALLFSFKRITFHIFAEEPLAPQFKERLNQWPRSVSAKFQYRIYPITFSVGNADEWKKLFKPCAAQRLFLPVILKDVDSLLYVDTDVLFLRPMDDIWSLLKSFNRTQLAAMAPEHEVPKIGWYSRFARHPFYGVTGVNSGVMLMNLTRIRSTMFKNSMIPSGLSWEDILHPLYQKYKNHITWGDQDLLNIIFHYNPECLFIFPCQWNYRPDHCMYGSNCKGAEEEGVSILHGNRGVYHDDKQPAFKVVYDAIREFPFEDNMFQSLFYPIQTKFLDTVNTLCGRVPQVFLKQIEKTMRKVFEDKVVRHVRPHK